One region of Catenuloplanes indicus genomic DNA includes:
- a CDS encoding DUF5709 domain-containing protein yields MSDNTYPQPVSDPETEGLPDTADDDSTARDDVASGRIADGPDPAALPLDRDDRPLAVDAFGTTPEEARQGESLDLKIGREVRDPALDEAATRADTRPSPTSAESFDPDAAGTEVDAIDRDTPLDDGGPVDPNLDSPVSMYDTGIGDRPVGRLVAPDEGLEEDREADSVAYDAGAAGGGATAEELAIHPIPDR; encoded by the coding sequence ATGTCCGACAACACCTATCCGCAGCCGGTCTCCGACCCGGAGACCGAGGGTCTGCCCGATACCGCCGACGACGACTCCACCGCCCGGGACGACGTGGCCAGCGGCCGCATCGCGGACGGTCCCGACCCGGCCGCGCTGCCGCTCGACCGCGACGACCGGCCGCTGGCCGTCGACGCGTTCGGTACCACGCCGGAGGAGGCCCGGCAGGGCGAGTCGCTCGACCTGAAGATCGGCCGTGAGGTGCGCGACCCGGCCCTGGACGAGGCCGCGACCCGGGCCGACACCCGCCCGTCGCCGACGTCCGCGGAGTCGTTCGACCCGGACGCGGCCGGTACCGAGGTGGACGCCATCGACCGCGACACGCCGCTCGACGACGGCGGTCCGGTCGACCCGAACCTGGACTCGCCGGTCTCGATGTACGACACCGGCATCGGCGACCGCCCGGTCGGCCGGCTCGTCGCACCGGACGAAGGGCTCGAGGAGGACCGGGAGGCCGATTCGGTGGCGTACGACGCGGGCGCGGCCGGTGGTGGCGCGACCGCCGAGGAGTTGGCGATTCACCCGATCCCGGACCGCTGA
- a CDS encoding zinc-ribbon domain-containing protein: protein MFFIFGFRTKAESLGWVPETCRVCGQSGSLLLIREVTKFSLFFIPLIPVRTKYVVRCQNAFCHAETRIGRDEARRLQAAVR, encoded by the coding sequence GTGTTCTTCATCTTCGGTTTCCGCACCAAGGCCGAGTCGCTCGGCTGGGTGCCGGAGACCTGCCGCGTCTGCGGTCAGTCCGGCAGTCTGCTGCTGATCCGCGAGGTCACCAAGTTCAGCCTGTTCTTCATCCCGCTGATCCCGGTGCGCACGAAATACGTGGTGCGCTGCCAGAACGCGTTCTGCCACGCGGAGACGCGGATCGGCCGGGACGAGGCCCGCCGCCTCCAGGCCGCGGTCCGCTGA
- the egtB gene encoding ergothioneine biosynthesis protein EgtB: protein MTDLRLSVAAELERARARTETLIEAVDDDDLIRQHSPLMSPLVWDLAHVGNQEELWLVRDVGGREPVRRDIDELYDAFKYPRRDRPALPLLNPAEARAYVRQVRAKVLDILDTVRMDGRPLVADGFAFGMIVQHEQQHDETMLATHQLRAGAPVLAAGAPPAGSVKIKDEVLIPGGPFTMGTDVEPWALDNERPAHAVDVPAFVIDAAPVTNARYREFIRAGGYDDERWWGVDGWAHRIAAGLTGPAHWNTDGETYTRFGRTERIVPDEPVVHVCWYEARAYARWAGRRLPTEAEWEKAARFDPATGRSRRFPWGDDPPESRHANLGQRHLSPAPVGAYPDGASPLGVHQLIGDVWEWTSSDFHGYPGFRAFPYREYSEVFFGPDYKVLRGGSFGTDAAACRGTFRNWDYPIRRQIFSGFRCARDARPEELA, encoded by the coding sequence ATGACTGACCTTCGACTGAGCGTCGCCGCGGAACTGGAGCGCGCCCGCGCCCGCACCGAGACGCTGATCGAGGCCGTGGACGACGACGACCTGATCCGCCAGCACTCGCCGCTGATGTCGCCGCTGGTCTGGGACCTGGCGCACGTAGGCAACCAGGAGGAGCTGTGGCTGGTCCGCGACGTCGGCGGTCGCGAACCGGTCCGCCGGGACATCGACGAGCTCTACGACGCGTTCAAGTATCCGCGCCGGGACCGTCCCGCGCTGCCGCTGCTCAACCCGGCCGAGGCCCGCGCCTATGTCCGGCAGGTCCGGGCCAAGGTCCTGGACATCCTGGACACGGTACGGATGGACGGCCGGCCGCTGGTGGCGGACGGCTTCGCGTTCGGGATGATCGTCCAGCACGAGCAGCAGCACGACGAGACCATGCTCGCCACCCACCAGCTGCGGGCCGGTGCGCCGGTCCTGGCTGCCGGGGCGCCCCCGGCCGGGTCCGTGAAGATCAAGGACGAAGTGCTGATACCCGGTGGACCGTTCACCATGGGTACGGACGTGGAGCCGTGGGCGCTGGACAACGAGCGCCCGGCGCACGCTGTCGACGTGCCCGCGTTCGTCATCGACGCCGCGCCGGTCACCAACGCGCGCTATCGAGAGTTCATCCGGGCCGGCGGGTACGACGACGAGCGCTGGTGGGGCGTGGACGGCTGGGCGCACCGGATCGCGGCCGGGCTGACCGGGCCCGCGCACTGGAACACGGACGGCGAGACGTACACCCGCTTCGGCCGCACCGAGCGGATCGTGCCGGACGAGCCGGTCGTGCACGTCTGCTGGTACGAGGCGCGCGCCTACGCCCGCTGGGCCGGCAGACGGCTGCCGACCGAGGCGGAGTGGGAGAAGGCGGCCCGGTTCGACCCGGCGACCGGCCGGTCCCGCCGTTTCCCGTGGGGCGACGACCCGCCGGAGTCCCGGCACGCCAACCTCGGCCAGCGGCACCTCAGCCCGGCACCGGTCGGCGCGTACCCGGACGGCGCGTCGCCGCTCGGCGTGCACCAGCTGATCGGCGACGTGTGGGAGTGGACCTCCTCGGACTTCCACGGCTACCCCGGGTTCCGCGCGTTCCCCTACCGGGAGTACTCGGAGGTGTTCTTCGGGCCGGACTACAAGGTGCTGCGCGGCGGGTCGTTCGGCACGGACGCGGCCGCCTGCCGGGGCACGTTCCGCAACTGGGACTACCCGATCCGGCGGCAGATCTTCAGCGGCTTCCGGTGCGCGCGCGACGCCCGCCCGGAGGAACTCGCCTGA
- the egtC gene encoding ergothioneine biosynthesis protein EgtC: protein MCRHLAYLGEPVPLDGLLFDAPHALCRQAWAPRDMRGGGTINVDGFGVGWYPGSGGEPVRYRRATPIWSDPSLMALAAATASGAVLAAVRSATAGMPVTEGAAAPFAEGRWLFSHNGKVAGWPDSVAKLAERLPVRDLLTLDAPTDSALLWALVRDRLRAGAEPGGALAGTLRAVHAAAPDSRLNLLLTDGTRVAATTWGHALSYLDGPGSLTVSSEPLDDTPGWAEMPPRHLLVATRSTLDLTPLEAP from the coding sequence ATGTGCCGCCACCTGGCGTACCTCGGGGAACCCGTACCCCTGGACGGTCTGCTCTTCGATGCGCCGCACGCGTTGTGCCGTCAGGCGTGGGCGCCACGCGACATGCGCGGCGGCGGCACGATCAATGTGGACGGATTCGGCGTCGGCTGGTACCCCGGCTCCGGCGGCGAACCGGTGCGCTACCGGCGCGCAACGCCGATCTGGTCGGACCCGTCGCTGATGGCGCTGGCCGCGGCGACGGCGTCCGGCGCGGTGCTCGCGGCCGTGCGGTCCGCGACCGCCGGCATGCCGGTGACCGAGGGGGCGGCCGCGCCGTTCGCCGAGGGCCGCTGGCTGTTCAGTCACAACGGGAAGGTGGCCGGCTGGCCGGACTCGGTGGCGAAGCTCGCCGAGCGGCTGCCGGTGCGCGACCTGCTCACGCTGGACGCGCCGACCGACTCCGCGCTGCTCTGGGCGCTGGTCCGGGACCGCCTGCGGGCCGGTGCGGAACCGGGCGGCGCGCTCGCCGGGACGCTCCGCGCCGTGCACGCCGCCGCCCCTGACTCCCGGCTCAACCTGCTGCTGACCGACGGCACCCGCGTCGCCGCGACCACCTGGGGGCACGCGCTGTCCTACCTGGACGGCCCCGGCTCGCTGACCGTCAGCTCAGAACCGCTGGACGACACACCCGGCTGGGCGGAGATGCCGCCACGCCATCTGCTGGTAGCGACCCGATCCACCCTGGACCTGACGCCGCTGGAGGCACCGTGA
- a CDS encoding cytochrome P450, producing MSGSVHTVTGTPKERRPGRPFDPPAEFTEARRHGPISRFTHDYGKPGWLVTGFDLVRSVLADPRFSARKDLINVGDFTIPPAPPGEFLMTDEPEHGRYRKRLQGRFTVRRMRLLAERIEEVTTACLDEMERTGPPADVVTAFAKPIPAIVICELLGVPYTDRGRFQEQVDAFMGGETTEEELVAAYTATQHYLDELVAAKRAHPTDDILSELTTGDLTDEELRGISLLLLAAGLDTTTNMLSLGTYALLENPAQLAAMRAAPDRGVEELLRYLTVAKTFWRTALEDVELGGQLVEAGTTVVLSYHTADHDPERFTDPHTLDVGRQQGGHLAFGHGIHQCLGQQLARVEMRVAFTALFGRFPTLRLAGPVTLRPETADVYGVKSLPVTWTP from the coding sequence ATGAGCGGATCCGTGCACACCGTCACCGGGACGCCGAAGGAGCGCCGGCCCGGCCGTCCCTTCGACCCGCCGGCCGAGTTCACCGAGGCACGCCGGCACGGGCCGATCAGCCGGTTCACGCACGACTACGGCAAGCCCGGCTGGCTGGTCACCGGCTTCGACCTGGTCCGGTCGGTGCTGGCCGACCCGCGGTTCAGCGCGCGGAAGGACCTGATCAACGTCGGCGACTTCACCATTCCACCGGCGCCGCCCGGCGAGTTCCTGATGACCGACGAGCCGGAGCACGGGCGCTACCGCAAACGGCTGCAGGGCCGGTTCACGGTACGCCGCATGCGGCTGCTGGCCGAACGGATCGAGGAGGTCACCACGGCCTGCCTGGACGAGATGGAGCGGACCGGGCCCCCGGCCGATGTGGTGACCGCGTTCGCGAAGCCGATCCCGGCGATCGTGATCTGCGAGCTGCTCGGCGTGCCGTACACGGACCGCGGCCGGTTCCAGGAGCAGGTGGACGCGTTCATGGGCGGCGAGACCACCGAGGAGGAACTGGTCGCGGCGTACACCGCGACCCAGCACTACCTGGACGAGCTGGTCGCCGCGAAGCGCGCGCACCCGACCGACGACATCCTCAGCGAACTGACCACCGGCGACCTGACCGACGAGGAGCTGCGCGGGATCAGCCTGCTGCTGCTCGCGGCCGGGCTGGACACCACCACGAACATGTTGTCGCTGGGCACGTACGCGCTGCTGGAGAACCCGGCGCAGCTCGCCGCGATGCGCGCCGCCCCGGACCGCGGCGTCGAGGAACTGCTGCGCTACCTGACCGTGGCGAAGACGTTCTGGCGGACCGCGCTGGAGGACGTCGAGCTGGGCGGCCAGCTCGTCGAGGCCGGCACCACGGTCGTGCTGTCGTACCACACGGCCGACCACGACCCGGAGCGCTTCACCGACCCGCACACGCTCGACGTGGGCCGGCAGCAGGGCGGGCACCTCGCGTTCGGCCACGGCATCCACCAGTGCCTGGGCCAGCAGCTGGCCCGGGTGGAGATGCGGGTCGCGTTCACCGCGCTGTTCGGCCGCTTCCCCACGCTGCGCCTGGCCGGCCCGGTCACGCTACGCCCGGAGACCGCGGACGTCTACGGCGTGAAGAGCCTGCCGGTCACCTGGACCCCGTGA
- a CDS encoding GbsR/MarR family transcriptional regulator yields the protein MPGGRLTAQERRSIAAGLEGRLSYAEIARRLGRPTSTISREVARNGGPARYRPQWAQRATARRTRRGTPVPPPATAPGGAAVQAIVEMAVRSGLPRITARVHVDLLMAEGGRRTAAELAGRLGVSPASVSASVNFLIDSGYVRREHDPQRRRDVYVVDDDAWYRSVVISALQTIDAARAATAAAAELSPGSPVRDRLSKVGTFLERVMTDSMASADRWRPLLT from the coding sequence ATGCCAGGGGGACGGTTGACCGCGCAGGAGCGCCGGAGCATCGCGGCCGGTCTCGAGGGCCGGCTCAGCTACGCCGAGATCGCCCGGCGGCTCGGGCGCCCGACGTCGACGATCAGCCGCGAGGTGGCCCGCAACGGCGGCCCCGCCCGCTACCGTCCACAGTGGGCGCAGCGGGCGACGGCCCGGCGGACGCGGCGCGGCACGCCGGTGCCGCCGCCGGCCACCGCGCCCGGCGGCGCGGCGGTGCAGGCGATCGTCGAGATGGCGGTCCGGTCCGGCCTGCCGCGGATCACCGCGCGGGTGCACGTCGACCTGCTGATGGCCGAGGGTGGTCGGCGCACCGCGGCGGAGCTGGCCGGCCGCCTCGGCGTCAGCCCGGCGTCCGTCTCCGCCTCGGTCAACTTCCTGATCGACAGCGGTTACGTCCGGCGCGAGCACGACCCGCAGCGCCGGCGCGACGTCTACGTGGTCGACGACGACGCCTGGTACCGCTCCGTGGTGATCAGCGCGCTGCAGACGATCGACGCGGCGCGGGCGGCGACGGCCGCGGCGGCGGAGCTGAGCCCCGGCAGCCCGGTGCGCGACCGGCTGTCCAAAGTGGGCACCTTTCTGGAGCGGGTGATGACGGACAGCATGGCGTCGGCGGACCGCTGGCGCCCGCTGCTGACGTGA
- the egtA gene encoding ergothioneine biosynthesis glutamate--cysteine ligase EgtA produces MLELSAISDAAEHVSGICFKTGPPRRIGVELEWTVHHAAAPSSPLTIEDLRHALGPYAPGTLGNPAPRTLPGGGTVTVEPGGQVELSSAPAGSPAALYTAVEAGRAALGDRLARAGLALGGTGLDPHRPPRRLLHTPRYGAMQRRFDRRGHHGRIMMCSTAGLQVCLDAGRPADVARRWAAVHEFGPPLLAAFATSRFRAGRDTGWACGRMAVWYGMEPGLTRPVGTGADPAQTWARYALDAPLLCLRRDGGDWDAPPGLTFAGWIRGRLPRPPTVEDLEYHLGTLFPPVRPRGYLEIRYLDAQPGDEWIAPAAILAALLDDAVLDRARDLAAPAADRWREAARDGLTCPAVGAAAAGLLDLACRNLDRIGLPARLRDRVADIAGRRLAARSRKEPQTHD; encoded by the coding sequence ATGCTGGAACTATCCGCGATCTCCGATGCCGCGGAACACGTCAGCGGCATCTGCTTCAAGACCGGGCCACCACGGCGGATCGGCGTCGAACTCGAATGGACGGTGCACCACGCGGCGGCACCGTCGTCGCCGCTCACCATCGAGGATCTGCGGCACGCGCTCGGGCCGTACGCGCCCGGCACGCTCGGCAACCCCGCACCCCGGACGCTTCCGGGCGGCGGCACCGTCACGGTCGAACCGGGCGGTCAGGTCGAGCTCTCCTCCGCCCCGGCCGGCTCGCCGGCCGCGCTGTACACCGCGGTCGAAGCGGGACGCGCGGCCCTCGGCGACCGCCTCGCCCGCGCCGGTCTCGCGCTCGGCGGCACCGGCCTCGATCCCCACCGCCCACCTCGCCGCCTGCTGCACACGCCACGGTACGGCGCGATGCAGCGTCGGTTCGACCGGCGCGGCCACCACGGGCGGATCATGATGTGCAGCACCGCCGGCCTCCAGGTCTGCCTGGACGCGGGCCGGCCGGCCGACGTGGCCCGGCGCTGGGCCGCGGTGCACGAGTTCGGGCCGCCGCTGCTGGCCGCGTTCGCCACCTCCCGGTTCCGGGCCGGCCGGGACACCGGCTGGGCGTGCGGGCGGATGGCGGTCTGGTACGGCATGGAACCCGGCCTCACCCGCCCGGTCGGCACCGGCGCCGACCCGGCACAGACCTGGGCCCGGTACGCGCTGGACGCACCACTGCTCTGCCTGCGCCGCGACGGCGGCGACTGGGACGCGCCACCGGGCCTCACGTTCGCCGGCTGGATCCGCGGCCGGCTGCCCCGCCCGCCCACGGTCGAGGACCTGGAGTACCACCTCGGCACGCTCTTCCCACCGGTACGCCCGCGCGGCTACCTGGAGATCCGCTATCTGGACGCGCAGCCCGGCGACGAGTGGATCGCGCCGGCCGCGATCCTGGCCGCGCTGCTCGACGACGCCGTGCTCGACCGGGCCCGCGACCTGGCCGCCCCGGCCGCCGACCGCTGGCGGGAGGCGGCCCGGGACGGGCTCACGTGTCCCGCGGTCGGCGCCGCCGCGGCCGGCCTGCTGGACCTGGCCTGCCGCAACCTCGACCGCATCGGCCTGCCCGCGCGGCTGCGCGACCGGGTCGCCGACATCGCCGGGCGGCGGCTGGCCGCTCGATCCCGCAAGGAGCCGCAGACCCATGACTGA
- the egtD gene encoding L-histidine N(alpha)-methyltransferase: protein MNLEVHLDERDLAAALRADVRTGLTATPKWLPPKWFYDARGSELFDEITRLPEYYPTRAERAILAARSAEIARITEAKTLVELGSGSSEKTRLLLDALLTHGTLGAFVPLDVSAAALADAVARLDAAYPALSVRGIVGDYTRHLHHLPDGGSRMVAFLGGTIGNLLPAERAGFLGDVRGVLDPGEWLLLGADLVKDVRTLLPAYDDAAGVTADFNRNVLRVINHHLDADFEPQRFDHVAVWDDGNEWIEMRLRAREPMRVPVRGLDLEVDFARGELLRTEVSAKFRPERLRDELAAAGFRLRQRWTDDDGLFTVCLAQAA from the coding sequence GTGAACCTGGAAGTCCACCTCGACGAGCGGGACCTCGCCGCCGCGTTACGCGCCGACGTCCGGACCGGCCTGACCGCCACCCCGAAGTGGCTGCCGCCGAAGTGGTTCTACGACGCGCGCGGCAGCGAGCTGTTCGACGAGATCACCCGGCTGCCGGAGTACTACCCGACGCGCGCCGAGCGCGCGATCCTGGCCGCCCGGTCCGCCGAGATCGCCCGGATCACCGAGGCGAAGACGCTGGTCGAGCTCGGCTCCGGGTCGTCGGAGAAGACCCGGCTGCTGCTCGACGCGCTGCTCACGCACGGCACGCTCGGCGCGTTCGTGCCGCTGGACGTGTCCGCGGCCGCGCTCGCCGACGCGGTCGCCCGGCTGGACGCGGCCTACCCGGCGCTGTCCGTGCGCGGCATCGTCGGCGACTACACCCGGCACCTGCACCACCTGCCGGACGGCGGCAGCCGGATGGTCGCGTTCCTCGGCGGCACGATCGGCAACCTGCTGCCCGCGGAGCGCGCGGGCTTCCTCGGCGACGTGCGCGGCGTACTGGACCCGGGGGAGTGGCTGCTGCTCGGCGCGGACCTGGTCAAGGACGTGCGGACGCTGCTGCCCGCCTACGACGACGCGGCCGGCGTCACCGCGGACTTCAACCGCAACGTGCTGCGGGTGATCAACCACCACCTCGACGCCGATTTCGAGCCGCAGCGCTTCGACCACGTCGCGGTCTGGGACGACGGCAACGAGTGGATCGAGATGCGGCTGCGGGCGCGGGAGCCCATGCGCGTACCGGTGCGGGGTCTCGATCTGGAGGTCGACTTCGCCCGCGGGGAGCTGCTGCGCACCGAGGTCTCCGCGAAGTTCCGGCCGGAGCGGCTGCGCGACGAGCTGGCGGCGGCCGGGTTCCGGCTGCGGCAGCGCTGGACCGACGACGACGGGCTGTTCACCGTCTGCCTGGCGCAGGCGGCCTGA
- a CDS encoding nitronate monooxygenase: protein MGVGVSGWRLARAVAEAGQLGVVSGVALDAQLARRLQRGDEGGHLRRALAAFPVPALATVVLDRYYVAGGVPAGQPMRPVPKLGLRQRLQAQLLTVIANFAEVFLAKEGHDGVVGVNYLEKIQTCTPAAVYGAMLAGVDYVLMGAGLPTEIPRLLGTLAAGRRATLPVTVHGALPDEDHHVTLDPAEVLGEAAGPLHRPRFLAIVSSATLAAYLARDAATRPDGFVLEGPVAGGHSARPRGRLVLDDDGEPVYGARDRVDVPAMVALGLPFWLAGGQCGPEYLAAAKRAGAAGVQVGSAFALCRESALDDGLKRRLRDDTAAGTLTVRNDVRASPTGFPFKTASLPGTAADERVYAARPRMCDLSYLRTPYRRENGAVGYRCPAEPVEEYVRKGGAAGDTDGSRCLCNGLMATAGLAQTRPGGHPEPPLVTLGQDLGFLSRLTADYGAADVVRYLLRT, encoded by the coding sequence ATGGGTGTCGGTGTCTCCGGCTGGCGGCTGGCTCGCGCGGTGGCCGAGGCCGGGCAGCTCGGCGTGGTCTCCGGCGTGGCGCTCGACGCGCAGCTCGCCCGGCGGCTGCAGCGCGGGGACGAGGGCGGGCATCTGCGGCGGGCGCTGGCGGCGTTCCCGGTTCCGGCGTTGGCCACGGTGGTGCTCGACCGGTACTACGTGGCCGGTGGTGTGCCGGCGGGGCAGCCGATGCGGCCGGTGCCGAAGCTCGGGCTGCGGCAGCGGCTGCAGGCGCAGCTGCTGACCGTGATCGCCAACTTCGCCGAGGTGTTCCTGGCCAAGGAGGGGCACGACGGGGTGGTCGGCGTCAACTATCTGGAGAAGATCCAGACCTGCACGCCGGCGGCGGTGTACGGGGCGATGCTGGCCGGTGTCGACTACGTGCTGATGGGGGCCGGACTGCCCACGGAGATCCCGCGGCTGCTCGGCACGCTGGCGGCCGGACGGCGCGCGACGCTGCCGGTGACCGTGCACGGCGCACTGCCGGACGAGGACCACCACGTCACGCTCGACCCGGCCGAGGTGCTCGGCGAGGCCGCTGGACCGCTGCACCGGCCGCGGTTCCTGGCGATCGTCTCGTCCGCCACGCTGGCCGCGTACCTCGCGCGGGACGCGGCGACCCGGCCGGACGGGTTCGTGCTGGAGGGCCCGGTCGCCGGCGGGCACAGCGCGCGTCCCCGGGGCCGGCTGGTCCTGGACGACGACGGCGAACCGGTCTACGGCGCCCGGGACCGCGTCGACGTACCCGCGATGGTCGCTCTCGGTCTGCCGTTCTGGCTGGCCGGCGGCCAGTGCGGCCCGGAGTACCTGGCCGCGGCGAAACGTGCGGGCGCGGCCGGGGTCCAGGTCGGCAGCGCGTTCGCGCTGTGCCGGGAGTCCGCGCTGGACGACGGTCTGAAGCGGCGGCTCCGCGACGACACAGCCGCGGGCACGCTGACCGTGCGCAACGACGTGCGGGCGTCGCCGACCGGATTCCCCTTCAAGACCGCGTCGCTGCCCGGGACCGCCGCCGACGAGCGGGTGTACGCGGCCCGGCCCCGGATGTGCGATCTGAGTTATCTGCGCACGCCGTACCGGCGGGAGAACGGCGCGGTCGGCTACCGCTGCCCGGCGGAGCCGGTCGAGGAGTACGTGCGCAAGGGCGGCGCGGCCGGGGACACCGACGGCAGCCGCTGCCTGTGCAACGGCCTGATGGCCACGGCCGGCCTGGCACAGACGCGGCCCGGCGGACACCCGGAACCGCCGCTGGTCACACTCGGCCAGGATCTCGGGTTCCTGTCCCGGCTGACCGCGGACTACGGCGCGGCCGACGTCGTCCGCTACCTGCTGCGCACCTGA